In the Saprospiraceae bacterium genome, one interval contains:
- a CDS encoding multicopper oxidase domain-containing protein, translated as MLVALLPFAPQMAAQTTIAIPPTLTGDVIDLTLQHGTMNFFPGTATQTIGYNGAHLGPTLILQKGQQVTLNVHNQLSDTTTTHWHGLHVAAMNDGSPHTPIMADETWSPSFTVLDNAATYWYHPHLHGKTLKQVVKGAAGLIIVRDAEEAALNLPRTYGVDDVPLIFQWQTFDNAQQIVEMDEADNEVLVNSTRNGSLDLPAQMVRLRLLNGSSHRYFHFGFANNLAFKQIASDAGLLDAPVSLTRLTLGPGERAEILVDLGGMQGNTLQWRQFGTQLPTGYPGGAMMMGGMMGPKDDTDFDLLTIHVVAPTADAVIEIPTALTTNAPWPQTGASTRTFGLTAQPMMSMTNFFINGSKFDMETVNFSTGQGNTEIWNITNQTMMAHPFHVHGNSFYVLSVNGSTPPSNLRGRKDVVTVPPMNGSVKLIMRFEDFSDPEMPYMYHCHILSHEDTGMMGQFIVNAAASGTTENAAQQHMQVSPTLLNTGQETVRISADSDWEPVRVEVFDQLGRLLLTQPNGTNIHANQLASGMNLLKIYTVRGTAIFKIVKIN; from the coding sequence ATGCTCGTCGCCCTACTGCCGTTTGCACCGCAGATGGCGGCTCAGACGACTATCGCGATACCCCCTACGCTGACGGGCGATGTCATTGACCTGACCTTGCAGCACGGGACAATGAACTTTTTTCCGGGGACAGCTACGCAAACCATCGGCTACAACGGCGCACACCTCGGGCCGACCCTTATCCTGCAAAAAGGACAACAGGTGACGCTGAACGTCCACAATCAACTCAGCGACACCACGACGACGCACTGGCACGGCTTGCACGTGGCCGCGATGAACGATGGCAGCCCGCACACGCCCATCATGGCCGACGAAACCTGGTCGCCTTCGTTTACCGTGCTGGACAATGCGGCCACTTACTGGTATCATCCGCACTTGCACGGCAAAACTTTGAAACAGGTGGTGAAAGGCGCCGCCGGGCTGATTATCGTACGCGATGCGGAGGAAGCCGCGTTGAATTTGCCGCGCACCTATGGCGTGGACGATGTGCCGCTTATTTTCCAATGGCAGACCTTCGACAATGCGCAGCAAATCGTGGAAATGGACGAAGCCGACAACGAAGTTCTGGTGAACAGTACCCGAAACGGCTCGCTCGACTTGCCAGCCCAGATGGTGCGCCTGCGCCTGCTCAACGGTTCGAGTCACCGGTATTTTCACTTTGGATTTGCCAATAACCTCGCTTTCAAACAAATCGCTTCGGATGCCGGACTGCTCGACGCGCCGGTGTCTCTAACCCGCCTGACGCTCGGGCCGGGCGAACGCGCCGAAATTCTCGTTGACCTGGGCGGGATGCAAGGCAATACCCTGCAATGGCGGCAGTTCGGCACACAATTGCCCACAGGTTATCCGGGCGGCGCCATGATGATGGGCGGCATGATGGGTCCGAAAGACGATACGGATTTCGATTTACTGACCATTCATGTCGTGGCGCCCACGGCCGATGCTGTGATCGAAATTCCGACGGCGCTGACCACCAATGCGCCCTGGCCGCAGACAGGAGCCTCGACCCGCACTTTCGGCCTGACGGCGCAGCCGATGATGAGCATGACCAATTTTTTCATCAACGGTTCGAAGTTCGACATGGAAACGGTCAATTTTTCGACCGGGCAGGGCAACACCGAAATCTGGAACATCACGAACCAGACCATGATGGCGCATCCCTTTCACGTTCACGGGAATTCCTTTTATGTACTGTCGGTGAACGGCAGCACTCCGCCTTCCAACCTGCGCGGGCGAAAGGATGTGGTGACGGTGCCGCCCATGAACGGATCGGTCAAACTCATTATGCGCTTCGAGGATTTCAGCGACCCGGAAATGCCTTATATGTATCACTGCCATATCCTGAGCCACGAGGACACGGGCATGATGGGGCAGTTTATTGTCAATGCCGCTGCTTCGGGTACGACGGAAAATGCTGCGCAACAGCATATGCAGGTGTCCCCTACCCTGCTGAACACAGGTCAGGAAACCGTCCGTATTTCCGCCGACAGCGATTGGGAACCGGTGCGCGTCGAAGTGTTCGACCAGTTGGGGCGCTTGTTGCTGACGCAGCCGAACGGCACGAACATCCATGCCAACCAGCTTGCTTCGGGGATGAACTTGTTGAAGATTTACACTGTGCGCGGCACGGCGATTTTCAAAATTGTAAAAATAAACTAA
- a CDS encoding RNA polymerase sigma factor — translation MNHTHLLHDPDGFALAKACHSGDRQAQYALWGRFKNRMFGVCQRFAASRQEAEDLLQESFVQVFRDIGQYRGEGSLEGWVRRIVLRTAIEHLQKQRLDTEILDEAELAWALSDGDQALGDAEPDEPGRLVALLQKLPPGFRTVLNLYVIEERSHEEIARELGITVSTSKSQLNRAKAFLRRLVDKTLLLL, via the coding sequence ATGAACCATACCCACCTGCTGCACGACCCGGACGGGTTCGCGCTGGCGAAAGCCTGTCATTCGGGCGACCGCCAGGCACAGTATGCTTTGTGGGGACGCTTCAAAAACCGAATGTTCGGCGTGTGCCAGCGATTCGCCGCGTCGCGACAAGAAGCCGAGGATTTGTTACAAGAGTCGTTCGTACAGGTATTCCGCGACATCGGGCAATATCGGGGCGAAGGCAGCTTGGAGGGTTGGGTGCGGCGCATCGTGCTGCGCACTGCCATCGAGCATTTGCAAAAACAACGGCTCGATACGGAAATATTAGACGAGGCCGAATTAGCGTGGGCATTGTCGGACGGCGACCAGGCTTTGGGCGACGCTGAACCCGACGAACCGGGACGACTGGTTGCCTTGCTTCAAAAGTTGCCGCCGGGGTTTCGGACTGTGCTGAACCTGTACGTGATCGAGGAGCGCAGCCACGAAGAAATCGCGCGGGAGCTGGGTATCACAGTCAGTACCTCCAAATCTCAACTCAACCGGGCCAAAGCCTTTTTGCGGCGGCTCGTGGACAAAACACTGCTACTGTTATGA
- a CDS encoding recombinase family protein: MSQCSKIWGYLRVSTDRQDAATQRREIEIWAGGQKVYWIEDVASGKKAIGDRELGSTISGKVLPGETLAVTELSRLGRNFFEVTSFLHWAMQQKIRVVVVRNNREFSDNLESQVFAFAFGLAAQLERDLISERTRAALARKRADGVTLGRPPGATSIDTKLDPEIENIRKMTQAGVSVASLARMFNVSRKALTGYLMRKNLKPSTVSPV; encoded by the coding sequence ATGAGTCAGTGCAGTAAAATATGGGGCTATCTCCGCGTGAGCACCGACAGGCAGGATGCTGCCACCCAACGGCGCGAAATTGAAATCTGGGCCGGCGGCCAAAAAGTATATTGGATCGAAGACGTCGCTTCCGGCAAAAAAGCTATTGGCGACCGCGAACTCGGCAGCACTATTTCCGGCAAAGTGCTTCCGGGCGAAACGTTGGCTGTCACCGAGCTCTCTCGCCTGGGCCGCAATTTCTTCGAGGTGACCTCTTTTTTGCACTGGGCCATGCAGCAGAAAATCCGTGTCGTCGTCGTGCGCAATAACCGCGAATTTTCCGACAACCTCGAAAGCCAGGTTTTCGCATTCGCCTTTGGACTGGCCGCTCAACTCGAACGCGACCTGATCAGCGAGCGCACCCGCGCCGCCCTTGCCCGCAAACGCGCCGATGGCGTTACGTTGGGCCGACCACCCGGCGCCACCTCCATTGATACCAAACTCGACCCTGAAATCGAAAATATCCGCAAAATGACCCAGGCAGGCGTGAGTGTAGCCAGCCTCGCCCGAATGTTCAACGTGTCCCGCAAAGCCCTTACGGGTTATCTCATGCGAAAGAATTTAAAGCCGTCAACTGTTTCCCCCGTCTGA
- a CDS encoding TolC family protein, translating into MNRACFSVQRRGCASCRRVVALASLPLWLLVVEPLLAQQPADTIPTIPRPFDFDTIYSISADIASSPLVRAGAAFPPLVTLFTAIDSFHAAQCAAELEEFQDSKKGRWLAWLPTIGASYVPSLEPGQPDRLRPTISYSLGSVERNIRQSETLKAKRRAIEERCRLDARQTKEKVWEMYRRRALLLEQLRHQEEVFAIDAQLFDFYTTQFKEVKIPADFYLGEQRKYLDKKFALHQARLQIQMLEAEILATAHLAPIY; encoded by the coding sequence ATGAACCGCGCCTGTTTCTCCGTGCAACGGCGAGGCTGCGCCTCGTGTCGCCGCGTTGTTGCGTTGGCGTCCCTCCCGCTTTGGCTGCTGGTCGTTGAGCCTCTGCTGGCGCAACAACCCGCTGACACAATTCCCACCATCCCGCGCCCATTCGACTTCGACACCATATATAGTATAAGCGCAGACATTGCTTCTTCCCCCTTGGTAAGGGCCGGGGCTGCCTTCCCTCCGCTCGTTACGCTGTTCACCGCCATTGACTCCTTCCACGCCGCTCAATGCGCTGCCGAACTCGAAGAGTTTCAGGATTCTAAAAAAGGCCGCTGGCTTGCCTGGTTGCCCACCATCGGCGCCTCCTATGTCCCTTCGCTCGAACCGGGCCAGCCCGACCGCCTTCGCCCCACCATCAGTTACAGCCTCGGCAGCGTCGAGCGCAACATCCGCCAAAGCGAGACGCTCAAAGCCAAGCGCCGTGCCATCGAGGAGCGATGCCGGCTCGATGCGCGACAGACAAAAGAAAAAGTCTGGGAAATGTACCGGCGCCGCGCCCTACTGCTCGAACAGCTGCGCCATCAGGAAGAAGTGTTTGCCATCGACGCACAATTGTTCGATTTCTACACCACCCAGTTCAAGGAGGTGAAAATCCCTGCCGACTTCTACCTCGGCGAGCAGCGCAAGTATCTCGACAAAAAGTTTGCCCTGCATCAAGCCCGGCTGCAAATTCAAATGCTCGAAGCCGAAATACTCGCAACGGCTCATTTAGCGCCAATTTATTGA
- a CDS encoding helix-turn-helix transcriptional regulator — MSDYGSYFKALREAKSLTLREVEKQTGISNAYLSQLETGKVKQPSPLNLHKLAQLYEVPYETLMEKVGYPVPQNTEHLATREPVAAHGRLGALSDEEELELLDYLKFIRNRRR; from the coding sequence ATGTCCGACTACGGAAGTTATTTTAAAGCCCTCCGCGAGGCTAAGAGCTTGACGCTGCGCGAGGTTGAAAAGCAGACCGGCATTTCCAATGCCTACCTCAGCCAGTTGGAGACGGGCAAGGTGAAGCAACCTTCTCCGCTCAACCTGCACAAACTGGCTCAACTGTACGAAGTGCCCTACGAAACGCTCATGGAAAAAGTGGGTTATCCCGTGCCCCAAAATACGGAGCACCTCGCAACTCGGGAGCCGGTCGCAGCACATGGCAGGCTGGGCGCTTTGAGCGACGAAGAAGAGTTGGAACTGCTGGATTATCTCAAATTCATACGAAATCGAAGAAGATGA
- a CDS encoding PD-(D/E)XK nuclease family protein: MKAFSFTGYRAFQKCQWQWFFTAKAKSGNVKHDQQRREITMLSHLRTLAAWRGQLVDDVLSTEMVAAFTQKQPFSLDDALDLALRLFEKRLRFSQNHEYRDADNKKSHLPEEFSPLLEHEYNIPISDEQLEAAWLDIEIALTNFFRNEPFVEMLRSAEHLDSQRTLHFQLEGFSVTGTPDLIVYTNGQAPLIVDWKVHTEPVKRYNQQLLVYALGLHLTLPQNRQRTNWKKFPLTDYRLVEYQLLKNELRDYPVTEDYLDQTREFIIEGAYRLYLAGAGDSYNYDDLQDLEQTDDPENCLTCSFRKICNHEPKPTEHQPDLFDWEHR; the protein is encoded by the coding sequence ATGAAAGCATTTTCCTTTACCGGCTACCGCGCTTTCCAGAAGTGTCAATGGCAATGGTTCTTTACCGCTAAGGCGAAGTCCGGCAACGTCAAACACGATCAGCAGCGGCGCGAAATCACGATGCTGTCCCATTTAAGAACGCTGGCAGCCTGGCGCGGCCAGCTGGTGGACGATGTGTTAAGCACGGAGATGGTGGCAGCCTTTACCCAGAAGCAGCCATTTTCACTTGACGATGCCTTGGACCTTGCACTCCGGCTTTTTGAAAAAAGGCTGCGCTTTTCCCAAAATCACGAATACCGGGATGCCGACAACAAAAAAAGCCATTTGCCAGAAGAATTTTCCCCGTTGCTCGAACATGAGTACAACATCCCGATCAGTGACGAGCAACTGGAAGCGGCATGGTTAGACATCGAAATTGCTCTGACAAACTTTTTTCGGAACGAGCCTTTTGTCGAAATGCTCCGCAGTGCCGAACATCTTGATTCACAGCGAACCTTGCATTTTCAACTCGAAGGCTTTTCCGTGACCGGCACACCCGACTTAATTGTGTATACCAATGGCCAGGCCCCATTGATTGTGGATTGGAAAGTCCATACGGAGCCGGTCAAAAGATACAACCAGCAACTATTGGTGTACGCTTTGGGGCTTCATTTGACCTTGCCGCAAAATCGGCAGCGGACGAACTGGAAAAAATTTCCGCTGACGGATTATCGCCTCGTCGAATACCAGTTGTTGAAAAATGAGTTGCGGGATTATCCCGTCACCGAAGACTATCTCGACCAAACACGGGAATTCATCATTGAGGGCGCTTACAGACTCTATCTCGCCGGTGCCGGCGACTCCTACAACTACGATGACCTGCAAGACCTGGAACAAACCGACGACCCTGAAAATTGCTTAACCTGTTCATTCAGAAAAATTTGTAATCATGAACCAAAACCGACTGAACATCAGCCCGATCTTTTTGATTGGGAACACCGCTGA